The window AAAATTCCTTGATATTGTTGATGAAAAAGACATCACAATAGTCTAAACGCAATATATTGAGTTTGGGCATAGGGAATGGTCCATGATCATCTCGACAAAAGGACATGCCGGACTAATGAGTATTCATGTGATATGATGTATTTGTGGAATGAGGCATTAAGCTTGTTTCAAATGAAACGATTGTGTTCCaaaaggtttttttaaaacttcactCACTAAGCTTTTTAActtacattttaagtttttcctcTCCAGGTTGTACGGAGTTAAGCGATCGGTTAAAAAGATAAGTGATTGGGTGAAAGATAAGCaatgaagttgaagattgaagactGTTGAAgatatttgattgaatttcttatttttgtgaGTGAAAATTTGTATCTTGAACTGTTGGAGAACTTTGGAGcataaatgaatgaaagtGAAGTGTTGTGTGTTGATTTTTGGCTGCTTTTGTTTGGTTAAGGCCGTGAGTGGGGTGGGGCGTAacaatcttttaaattcaataatgaTCAAATTGCATTAGATTACCACTTGTTTTTACTagataattcaattttataatgtaTTTACTCACTATCTTCACTTCCATGcactttattttcttggaCTTTCTCTATCCACACAAAACCCCTTTGTTACCACTTTAATTAGGAAACTAAAATTACTTAGTGATAAAGATCTAAGATAAGATCTTGAATGATGTGTTGttacttttaattatgttatCTTGTTGGGTTTTTAGTCAtttctttaagaaaacaacatttaaGTGTTCTAATCACTCTCTAATcgtatattattatattgtcAAGGAGCACCAACCTCAACCTTAAACAAATTGTTGCAATTTTGAAGAGGTTGCCcaaaaaaacgaaaacaaaatcaacagCTGCACTCAACTAAATATTGAGAAACAGAGACTCAAATTTGTTTATGAGTTTTGCcgtatatttcattaattccATCCCCAAAAAAATGAGAAGCATACAcagaaatcaagaaaaagaatccCTAAATTCTCGACGAAGACTTTCATGGAAGCAATAACGAGAAGCTTCCATCAATTCAGGACTTAATCTAAACATAAGAACACAAAATTCCATCTGATTAAGAGCGCCATCGCCATCAAAATCCCCTTCCCGCAACATTCCTCGGAGTTCATCATCACTCAAATCCCCGAGCCCTAAAGCCGCCGCATTCCTCTTCAAGCTCTCGAAATTGATCACTCCCTTCTCTCTATCCATCAGCAGATTGAACCCATTACAGAGCTCTCCGATCAGCCCCTCGCCGCCGAGGTTTCCAGCCATGACGGGCAGCCAATCTTGGAACCCAGATTCCGATTGGGGGATTTGGTTCTTGGGAGTCATGGaaattaggaagaaaatagaaattgattATTGAGGAGAAGTGGATTTGGAATTGGATtgtgaacttttgaaaaggaattatatagagagagaaaaggttGGTTGCCGGTTGGGGATTTTTCGGAGAAGGAGAGAAGGGCATAAAAGACAAGTAAGATACAGATAATGAAGGAAGGTTTGCATTGCAGGCGAGAGGGGTGGGATGTTCTTGGAAGGTCCTAAGGGTATAGATGTCTTTTACTTAGTTGATGCCTTCTTGTTTCTAATTCAACTTAAAATTggtctttatttatttgaatgtttCCACTATATAAAATTCAGTGGAAAGAATTACGTTTGAgattactattttatattagcttctttgttttttctagaCACCTACTGGAGTCTCTCCTTGGTGTAGCTTATTCTCAATTAAACACTTGGAACTACTTCCTATTATAATTCACTTACTCtttctctactttttttttcttttttcattgagctacttaattatttgaccTCTTCTTTAGTTATATTTGTCTCACGTTAATCTAAGTTGGTAGATCTTcccaaaaatacaattttgtgTGAATTAAATGAGTATGCTCGCTATTATTTGTCGTTTTCTTTGATTCTGGTAATGAAGTACTATAaggaatataataaaatgggCCCAAAACTATTAGATTGAATTATGTGTCACGTTTGCTGAATGTAGtgtaatttaaaagtgatagGTAAGttagatagaaaaaaaatgaattcacattattatatttgaatgggtcatgttttttgttttagttttaaagaGTCAAAGTTGAAGTTGGTCTTTAAAAAAGggttgaagagagagagagagagagtaagaGTGGTTGGATTTGGTCTATGCGTGGAGTAGCAATAGCAGTGAGAGGTGACGAGCGCGATGATGCCAACAATCCAAAGTCTCGAGTCAATGAATTGGTTACCCACACACCCAAAAACATGAActcattcaatttttatcgCTTAGTTGACCTACCCATTTTTGACTCtttcaaaaacttcaaaattccTATTCccaacattattttttacctttaatttagtttaatttaatacatttttttcactttcagTTCTATTAGAATGTATTATAGTTCCAAGTAATctaatatgatattattacttttcaagttctatatgaaaatattaatgtgAACTCCagatttaagatttttttcaaatacaaacctCCAATTCAAATATCTTAGAGTTTATGAATATAAGTAAAATGCAtgtgttaaaataatattttagttcatttgtATCTTGAATTTATTGATAAGTTTAGAAACATTACAATAACTAAAATCTTGtttattcttgttttattaattattttcaaccttttaaaatatttgtttagttattttttataaatataacaaacactATAGACATAATATGTGtttatgtaacaaaataaaaaagcttaTAAATCTTGCCatgtttttaagtattttatgtttaccatttttttatcatcttttttctcttcgtgtgtcttttttttttctttttcttttcatcatctttttatgtcattttttaaaatatttatgtttgtttttccttaatttttctttttcttttcttctacaatttttttttcaaatagttattggttcaagatcgtgtaccaaatataaaagatgtatttttaatttttttttttataattgtggTTTATTATCATggaccaaatataaaagattgtgaaaaaaattcGTTAGGATATTAGAtagttaaatctaaacgatagtCTAccaaaaatagtcaaatataaacgatcatgtatcaaaaaatctaaaaaaatcgttgagatttaactatctaaatttaaacgatcaaatataaacgattttctacccaatctaaacgaccgtgtaacaaaaaaaatctaaaaaaaaaaaattcattgagatttgactatccaaattgaaacaatcgtctaccaaatctaaaccagtttttttaaaatttttgagtcaaatataaacgatctaccaaaataaccaaatttatataattgattgtctatgaagaattttgaaaaaaaaaatcatttagatttgggtcaatcaaatttaaacaaccatgtacaaaaaatagtcaaatttaaatgatcgtttaccaaatatattatctgTTTTAGATATCAATCAATAagatgacattttttttatatttttcattgtgggcTTGTAgacttttccattttttaaattgttttatatattttaaatattttatgttttgttatattttttaaaatatccatatttgtttgttgttgtttgatttaaagaaacatataaacaaattatttaaaaagtggaAGGAGGggaaaatggcaaaaaagAAGGGAAGTCGTGTTCGCCATACACGACAACCTtcacaaatttgtttttctattttcttttccctatGAATATTAATTCTCATCTCCCTTCCACTTCAATATTTCCCTCTACAGAAAAAACCCCACTTGCTCTATACCCaccatttccatttccatggAAATGGTTTCAAGCTCTGATTTCCATACCCTTTTCTCTCACATTTTCCTttgtcttctcttcttctctcttcatgTTCAACCAAATACTTCCCCACATAAGTGTATGAATCTATTTTTCAAGCTGATTGTGTGTTGTTCTCTGCTGCCGCCATGGTCATCTCGACTTTCGTTAAGATCGGTGAGTTAGGCGAATGTTTAGAATgtttattgtaaaattttaataccAATTAAAGGTTAATTGAGAAcagtttattattaaaattagagGTTAATTTAGactttaaattaagtttattattgaaattgattttggttgCATGCCTTTGGAAAAGGTCCATTTTACAAAGCTTGAGGATGGGTGAACTTTTCCATTAAGGTTGAGAGGATTTTTTAACATCTATTTGGGCAATTTTGGTaaactaagataattaaaatagtaatttgttggcaaaatttgttaattaaattttggttatgcCTATGTAGAATTGTGGTTTTGTTTGTAACAAGGAACTTAACATAACCTATGGTTGGGGTTCTACTACTAGATCTCTGATTAAAGGTTCGATTACTGTGTGATAATGGTGATACAACTATATGCATAATTTGTGATATGTTTGTGGTGGTAAACAATCTCTATAGCCTAAGGTTACCTTGAATTATGAAGGGTAGCCTTTGGATTAGATTAAGGCGGTGAAAGGATAAACATTTGTATATGCTTATTATGGGTATTGCCTATGCTTATTGTAAAGTATGATATGATTGTTTACATGCCTGATATGGATTGCCGATATGATATGTTATGAATTATACTGTTATGACCTTGTAGAAAGCGTCGGAAgatcctctatttttttaaataaaaaatactgCAAAACCCAGAACGAGATCTAAGCAAACGAATAGAACTCATTTTTCTGCaaaaataatagaagtttGAGTAATCCAAGTTGCTTCTTTAGTGTTGCAGAACCAATGAAATTCAATCAACAAACTCAACATTATAGATTTAcacatgtatatgtatatggaAGGGTATTTGAAGCGATAAAATCAATATTGCTCAACAATAagataaagaaatcaaataaaactttataacCATGTCATAGATATCATTCGGATACAGGATTTGGTGATACATTTCTAACACCAAAACAAACTCTAACACCATAAGAGAGAAGGAAATTAGTTTGGCATAGGTTACCAATAGCATTAGCCACAAATGTTCCCGATTCTGATGATAATGAGATCCACACGTTGCTACTTTTTGTTGTCGCTGTTGTAGCTCCTTGATAACTTCCCATATCCGATCTTTCACCTCACAAAGACACCACTCAACCTCCGAGTTCTGGATTCTACTCCTGCTTCTTTGAAGAGACTAAGATTGAGATgagaaaaaaggagaaaaaaagaagaagaggatgaTATTTTACGAtgtgaagaaacaaaaacaatggCATCTGAAGAATAAGAGTTTTGAAGAACAACTGTCGACGCTGCCTAAAAAGCATTGGGAGTTATTCAACAACTACTAATGCTTTTAATAAAGCATCAACAATTCCCTTCTATTTACCGATGCTACCTAAAAAGCGTCAGGAGTTATCTTTTGTCTCCCGATGCATGCAAGCATGCATCGAAAGATATTGGATGCGTCAGGAGATGCCTTATCTCTCAATGTCATCTCTCTCGAAGGTGTAAAGCAGCATTGAGAGATCTAGAATTTCTTATAGTGTATCTTGCTCTAATCCAAGCTTTTCAATTTATAGCCAATAAGGTTACAAACTCACACTTATGTCCATACCTTAATCCTCATTTTCATCGTCATTTCATATATTTGCAATCAGATGACCTCTTTAATCCTTGAAACTAAAGTTGCAACGTCTTTATCTCAATCACCTCATAAGGATCCTTTGCAAACACAATCCAACCTtacccataaaaaaattatgaatctTCACATTTTCCACAAGTGTCAtgcattctttttttctttaactcatcaattttttacttaaatgatttttacaaaaaaaaaataaatagatatgaattcaaatcttaaatgGGATGACAATCTAGTAAGATTTAGTTATAAGATAGATTTAGTTATAAGATGATGAATTGTGAAGACTGAATGAAACGCTAGGTAgaatcattaaattttttttatcgacAAGGCCAAGTTGTGTTTGCGAATGATTCTAGACAATTGGGATGAAGATGTTGCGACTATAGTCTCAATGATTAAAGGAAAGATCCAACTACAAATAGATGAAATGGGGATTAAGGTATGAGCATAAATGtgagtttataaatttatagggcccttgcaaaaatagcaaaaaaaattatgataatagggtTCATGTTACTACATGttataaattgcaaaagtagcaaatttaaagtCGATAACTCTATGATTACCGTTTGATAGTCCTATGATTATCATCGGatatatatcactaattttttcatattcgcaatatgcaaaaaaaaaaaaaaataggtgttATGAGAtgctttttttctaaatgtttttgtcatttgatgaaatttctctaaatttattGGCTAACAATGGAAAAGTTTAGGTTAAAGTTAAGATATGAGTTCATCTTCATACGTGGGGAGAAGTATCAACTTGTTGTATAAAGCCCAATGTGCTACCTATGTATATATGAGGAAGAAAGGAAGATAGGAAGATGATGATTAAGAGATGTGAATTTCCTACGATATTATCAATTGATGAAAGTATATGgaatatattattcatttatgATGGGACTGAGTGGGACTaccacaaaatttcaaatccttCTTATACAAGGTATTTGccaaaatctataattttttataatgttgGTTCTCGTGTTaaaccaaaccaaattatgcaaatataataaaaacgttgtaatttttttaaaaaaattatcattctCATGATTTTGGAGTTTCATTTCTAGAAATGGGAACCATCCAAGCTCTTCAGGTGTGAATTTCTTcgtcaaatttgtttttctcggATTGAGAGTTCTAAACAAGTGTGTTATATTATACCTTTTGAAGTTAATAAGCTTCTCATGCTCTAAGCTATTGTTCTCCTTCTACGTGGACTAATTCTTTTCTCATTTGGCTCTCAACTTTAAGTTCATGAGCGATGTGCCTACCTCTTGATTTAAAAGCTAATCGTGCAccaataaaattgataattaaagtatttTGTACTAATCAATTGGTTTTATTCTTAATCTTTgtcaaaccttttttctttgagaaacactatattttaaaaatattttaagaatacAATGTAAAGTGTGTTTAGTTATTTCTTTCAATGTAAGGTATATATGACTAATAGttatttttatctcaattaGTACAAGGTATTTATGGTGGGGATGATCATGTTGAAAATTGGTTGTCCAATATCTATTAAATCCTATTTGTGGAAACCTTTTTTATTGATCGCTTACTAAGTCAACACGATCATTAATTAGCATGGTCgatcaacacgatcgtttaggtTTGGAAccttttttctattgtttaaaaaaaactacacaatTTTGTGGATATGATTGAAACGATCGCTTACTAAGtcaacacgattgtttagcatggtcaacacgatcgtttagatttgaagctaTTTTCCCatcgttttaaaaaaactacacgatcgtgtggATATGATGTAAACGATCACTTACCATAGTTAATACGATCATTTAGCGTGGTCaacaaaatcgtttagatttgaaacattttttcatcGTTAAAAAGATCTACACGATTGTATTGATACTACCTATACGatcatatattatttcttaCACGACCGCGtatcattatcattaaaaagaagaattacatGGCGAGTGTGGCCAATTAATTGCGTGTTAACTGAAgtattttttgcatttttcatTGTAGGCCTACgaacttttttcgttttcaaaattgttctatatagtataaatattttgttgacttattaatttttaaaaaaggccCTATTTTAAtaggattttaaaaaaatctactttaattacaataaaaaatctcaaaatctaaattttttaagattttaagtagggatattttggtaaattattaatttataattaataaccgTAAAAATCACTTTGCTAAGTTTTctagatttaattttctttattttttttatttttcaaaatgaaacgTTTTATTTGACTCCCAATTAGAAATGGATTTTGGACCAGAATATGTGGTTTAAGTGCAGCCCATTGACACACCAAGTTCAAATGCTTTGGCACCTCTACCAATATGAAATGGCTGTGAGGTTTAGTTTTGATGAATagtaaatatatttctaaatgcTCTAAGTTAAAAACTCCAATCCTAAATATAATTGTTCAAATAAATCCCAAATACcatacaattaaataaaacatcatATACACACAATTAAACCTATGAAAAATCtaatttcttccaaaaactaattaaaaataacacataTCACTATAGAAGTTTCACTTAAGCTCTGCAAACACATCTCCTTCAAATCGTGCATGCATTGAAATTATATGGTATTTGGGGTTTATTTGAACTTCCTATTAATTTCACGTTTTGAAACcttgaaaacttttaaaaggtCTTTCGGTCACTTGAGTTCTACTTctccaaaatattttgtttgctaTCTTCAAAGTTTGTTCCACCGAAAACCTTCAACTTCTTCGAATCATTCAAAACCttaaaaaacttcaatttcttcCTCCTACCTGTGGCTAAACCCGTGAAACTCATTGAAAACGCTGTGAAACTTGCTGAAAACGCTGTGAAACTTGTCGGAAACGTCGCTCGACCCTTCTATCATCCTACTTATTTGATCTTAATTGATATGACAACGAAATTGCAAACATTAGACGGTTGCAATATAGGTTCTGATTGAATGTTCAAGTTGAACAACTTTGATAGGCTCCATTCCCGATTGTTcgaatttaataatttaagttattgattcttttctatttttgttgtttggtgTTGGGTGCTGAACTGAATTGATgtattgaataattaatatattttaaattgttattaaaaatatattatatattgtttaaaacattttaaaggTGAAAAtcttgtatttatatttgatacgaggatttacaatttaaatgcaaattgttattaaaattatattatgtattatttaataaattgtttataatataaaaagccGAAAATCTATATATTGATCATTGTTATAAGGGAGGAGGTTGTAATTTTGTCTAGCAACAAAGTAGCAgatttagttaagatttaccAAAATTGAATGTTGTTTACAAagaatttatgttattttcaatatcataTGTCTCACTTTTTGACCTATTGAAATAGACTGTATTTGGAATATGTGGATTGTCCTGTACCTAAAGGAATTATACTACATCTTGATGATCAAATTTTTTACCTTTGTGTGTGTGTCTAGAATATGTTGTTTATAACATCATTCATACTCGATATATACTATGTTTGAGAAATCTTAATTCTATTGGttattataaagtttggtTAGTTAAACAACAATGATTATGATTCAATGACACTATTTAAGAAATTGTTCGTATTGTTGGTTTGGTAAAGAATCAATCTTATTGTTAAGatttttggattgaaaaaaaatatatttttgaatatGTGATCATGATATAGATTAAGACACAACCTATTGATCACAACCTGTTGAAACTGTTTAGAATAAATCTTCGAAACTAAAATGTGTACAATAATTGTAATAGGGCACAGAGGATGTTGATGAGAAAATAAACAGACTGATCAGATCAATCGATGAGAAAATCATATAtgatgaaataaagaaaaaagaagaagacatgatgaaaatgatatagTACCGAATGATTGGAATATGTTTGTATAATGAATGACTGAGATTTTAAGGATTATGGATCACAATTACAGTGAATTTGAAACTCTAACTGCATGAAATAGATTATATTGTCTTCAAtgatatgtatatttttttgttatgaaaaaaattgtatctGTTTATTAACGTCAGTGACTTGAAATTTCTACGAACTATGTATT of the Cucumis sativus cultivar 9930 chromosome 3, Cucumber_9930_V3, whole genome shotgun sequence genome contains:
- the LOC101209897 gene encoding calcium-binding protein KRP1; the protein is MTPKNQIPQSESGFQDWLPVMAGNLGGEGLIGELCNGFNLLMDREKGVINFESLKRNAAALGLGDLSDDELRGMLREGDFDGDGALNQMEFCVLMFRLSPELMEASRYCFHESLRREFRDSFS